In the Vibrio hippocampi genome, AAAACTGCGAAACTTCAATAGGTTATTTAAGAAAGGCTATCAGTGTATCGCAAAATCTTAACCCAATACTTTGTGTTCAGATAGAAAAAAACACTCAAGGAAAAGTGACTAGACAGGCACTCAGACCCCATGATTGGCAGCGTATCTGGCCGGAACTTATAGGTTAATATTTCACTATTATAGGTAATTTACAAAGTTTAAGATAAATTATTTGGGTAACGGTTTAGGTGAAATTAGCAGTGGCTGACTCATTTCGGTGAAGCCACTATTATTCTTTAGATAATGAGTATTTCAAGTATCACGGTTTCAATGGATTAACCTACTGCCGATAGAATAATTCGCTGCTGATAGAATAATTGATAGGTGATTTATAGAATCTTGTGCATAATCAAAATCCCCATCGCCCAACTGGGTTAGGTTAAGCGCCGCAGCGAGTTATTTGATCGGCTGTCCCCAACCAAGATGGTTATGCGTCATTCACGGAGTAATTAACTTTTTAGGTAAGTTATTTAAGTAAGTCTGTATGTATCGGAATGTGATGAAAACTCTGTTGACCTTGTTACTTATGCTGGTGTTTATGCCAGTGCAAGGCACATCTGCAGAATGGCAACATCATCCATTATCTAGCCAAACGGGCTTAACGCTTTTTCAAGCAGCCACACCTTCCGATGGATTCACGCATTATAAGGGAGTAACCCTTTCTCTTGCCGAAAGCGAATCCGTCACCCCGAAAGCCCCGAAATCAAAAACTCGTTTTAGCGAAGAAGTCGTCGCGATAGTTAACTACTATCGCCATGCTTATGTTCAAAGAAAAGATTTAGAGTCTGAATCAGACTCCTTAGAACAGCCTTACTCTCATCCGAAAAGTGCGGCATTTACTGATTCGACGCGATTAAACGTCGCTCGTTGGAAACAGACCTCTCACCACTTTCATTATTCACGATCCCATCGCATCTCAGGCTGGAAAGAAACCAATGCCCTGTATGTGGCATTAAATAGTCAGTTCTTCTCTTAAATCACTTTTTGGCACTTAGGTGCTTCCTATTAGTGGCTTTGTTCGCAAGCGTCTTTGTTTATAAGCGCTTTAATTTGCAAGCGCCGATTGAGGTCCTTGTGGGCAACTCCAGCCACCGAATCTGTTATTAAAAGATAACTCTGCCTGTTGGCAGAGGGACAAAAAGTATATGAAAAGAACGCATACTCAGCGCCGAGTGTTAAACCACTACTCGGCATGGAAATATATTGTGTTGGTGACCACCATCATTATTTTGGGACTCAGCGCTATTCCTACCTGGTTTGGAGAGAAGCCGTCGATCCAGATCACCTCGCAGCAGGATAGCCCTTATCTTAATTCGCCATTAGCGGTATCGCAGTTGTTGCAATCCAAAGGCATTGAAGCAAGCCAGATCACCCAACAGGGCGATAAAACCACGTTAGTTTTTGCCGATGAACAAGCGCAAACCGCTGCACG is a window encoding:
- a CDS encoding YdaS family helix-turn-helix protein, with the protein product MEQLRNYLNTLKPYQQMIFAENCETSIGYLRKAISVSQNLNPILCVQIEKNTQGKVTRQALRPHDWQRIWPELIG